Proteins encoded within one genomic window of Tamandua tetradactyla isolate mTamTet1 chromosome 11, mTamTet1.pri, whole genome shotgun sequence:
- the PWWP3A gene encoding PWWP domain-containing DNA repair factor 3A isoform X2: MADAKYVLCRWKTRLWPAKVLFRTKASTKNKRKKEIFLDVQILSLDEKIKVKSTEVKILKKSHIEDIASLLASQNEITAAPLEELAYRRSLRVALDVLNERTSLSQGSSSGEERTALSQSEKPTEPASSLCNSNFSSFCHEDPSGSPEPEGNESGQQSLSNTLTCKKVLRCRANLKTELGEKDSPRALLVFSARDHSQDSFESRIIQKNWTSPSKRERNSAEKSGLCQTEPSFLEGAHEIEREKKAVSSPARSSPPQVGEENARAKAQGEFPVWPSSSLAVLPTWRKRVNNGPIGRRARSHWACPDAGECPMKKPCPDSSHSPPALELEMGAAQPPMRGLRGCMTLRSASKLDLPLPHTPVDKMRNLHLSDSEKAEEDHQSSGGSVEFNSMNSILEEDEEDEEPPRILLYHEPRSFEVGMLVWLKYQKYPFWPAVVKSIKRREKKASVLFIEGDMNPKGRGITVSLRRLKHFDCKEKQILLNEAKESFDQAIGWCISLITDYRVRLGCGSFAGSFLEYYAADISYPVRKSIQQDVLGTKFPQLSKGDPEEPIDGAPPGKGRQPCRKVLPDRSRAARDRANQKLVEYIVKAKGAESHLRAILKSRKPSRWLKTFLNSSQYVTCVETYLEDEEQLDRVVKYLQGVYQEMDSRMLTRINGDRIRFILDVLLPEAIICAISAIDAVDYKTAEEKYIKGPSLSYREKEIFDNQLLEERNRRRR, encoded by the exons ATGGCAGATGCCAAATACGTCCTCTGCAGATGGAAAACACGATTATGGCCTGCAAAG gttTTGTTCAGAACCAAGGCTTCaacaaaaaataagagaaaaaaggaaatttttctaGATGTTCAGATACTCTCTCTAGATGAAAA AATTAAGGTGAAGAGCACAGAGGTCAAGATCCTAAAGAAATCTCATATTGAAGACATTGCCTCCTTATTAG CCTCCCAGAATGAGATTACTGCTGCACCCCTAGAGGAACTGGCCTACAGACGGTCGCTTCGAGTGGCCCTGGATGTTTTGAATGAGAGAACCAGTTTGAGTCAAGGAAGCTCTTCAGGAGAAGAAAGAACTGCTCTGTCTCAAAGTGAGAAGCCTACAGAACCAGCTTCCTCGCTCTGTAATTctaacttttcctctttttgccATGAGGACCCATCAGGCAGTCCTGAACCTGAAGGGAATGAAAGTGGACAACAGAGCTTGTCAAATACTCTGACTTGTAAAAAGGTTCTCAGGTGCAGAGCGAATTTAAAGACGGAGCTGGGGGAAAAGGACAGTCCTCGAGCCCTACTGGTGTTTTCAGCCAGAGATCATTCTCAGGACAGTTTTGAATCGAGAATAATCCAGAAAAATTGGACTAGCCCaagtaaaagggaaagaaattcaGCAGAGAAGTCCGGCTTGTGCCAGACTGAACCTTCATTTTTAGAGGGAGCTCATGaaatagagagggagaaaaaggcaGTCAGCTCACCAGCTCGGTCTTCGCCTCCTCAAGTTGGGGAGGAGAATGCACGTGCTAAGGCCCAAGGAGAGTTCCCTGTATGGCCATCCAGTAGCCTCGCAGTGCTCCCCACCTGGCGGAAGAGGGTGAACAATGGGCCCATTGGGAGACGGGCCCGTTCCCACTGGGCCTGCCCAGATGCAGGAGAATGCCCTATGAAGAAGCCGTGTCCAGATAGCAGCCACAGTCCACCTGCCTTGGAATTAGAGATGGGGGCAGCACAGCCTCCCATGCGGGGGCTCAGGGGGTGCATGACTTTGCGCAGTGCCTCTAAACTCGACCTGCCTCTTCCACATACTCCTGTGGACAAAATGAGAAACCTTCATCTCtcagattctgagaaagcagaggaaG ACCATCAGTCTTCTGGAGGGTCAGTGGAGTTTAATTCCATGAATTCTATTCTGGAGGAAGATGAGGAGGATGAAGAACCACCAAGGATCCTTTTATATCATG aaCCACGTTCGTTTGAAGTAGGAATGCTAGTCTGGCTTAAATACCAAAAATACCCCTTCTGGCCAGCAGTG GTCAAAAGCATCAAGCGAAGAGAAAAGAAAGCGAGTGTACTCTTTATTGAAGGAGACATGAATCCAAAAGGGAGAGG TATCACAGTGTCTCTTAGAAGATTAAAGCACTTTGATTGTAAAGAGAAACAAATACTTCTG AATGAAGCTAAGGAATCTTTCGACCAGGCTATCGGCTGGTGTATCTCCCTCATCACCGACTACAGAGTCAGGCTGG GCTGTGGGTCTTTTGCTGGCTCTTTcctggaatattatgctgctgaTATAA GTTATCCTGTGAGGAAGTCGATTCAGCAGGATGTCTTGGGGACCAAGTTTCCCCAGCTGAGCAAGGGGGACCCTGAGGAACCCATAGACGGAGCCCCCCCGGGGAAGGGGAGACAGCCCTGCAGGAAAGTCCTCCCTGACCGGTCACGAGCTGCGCGGGACCGGGCCAATCAAAAGCTGGTGGAGTACATTGTGAAAGCCAAGGGTGCTGAGAGCCATCTCCGGGCGATTTTGAAAAGCAGGAAACCATCCAGGTGGCTAAAGACATTCCTGAATTCAAGCCAGTATGTGACCTGTGTGGAAACATACTTGGAGGATGAGGAGCAGCTGGACCGTGTGGTGAAATATCTACAAGGAGTCTACCAAGAAATGGACAGTAGAATGCTGACACGAATTAATGGCGACAGGATAAGATTTATCCTGGATGTTCTGCTGCCTGAG GCTATCATCTGTGCGATTTCTGCAATCGACGCTGTCGACTACAAGACAGCTGAAGAGAAGTACATAAAAGGACCATCTCTGAGCTACCG ggaaaaagaaatctttGATAATCAGCTGCTAGAAGAAAGGAATCGGCGGCGACGCTGA
- the PWWP3A gene encoding PWWP domain-containing DNA repair factor 3A isoform X1, with product MADAKYVLCRWKTRLWPAKVLFRTKASTKNKRKKEIFLDVQILSLDEKIKVKSTEVKILKKSHIEDIASLLASQNEITAAPLEELAYRRSLRVALDVLNERTSLSQGSSSGEERTALSQSEKPTEPASSLCNSNFSSFCHEDPSGSPEPEGNESGQQSLSNTLTCKKVLRCRANLKTELGEKDSPRALLVFSARDHSQDSFESRIIQKNWTSPSKRERNSAEKSGLCQTEPSFLEGAHEIEREKKAVSSPARSSPPQVGEENARAKAQGEFPVWPSSSLAVLPTWRKRVNNGPIGRRARSHWACPDAGECPMKKPCPDSSHSPPALELEMGAAQPPMRGLRGCMTLRSASKLDLPLPHTPVDKMRNLHLSDSEKAEEDHQSSGGSVEFNSMNSILEEDEEDEEPPRILLYHEPRSFEVGMLVWLKYQKYPFWPAVVKSIKRREKKASVLFIEGDMNPKGRGITVSLRRLKHFDCKEKQILLNEAKESFDQAIGWCISLITDYRVRLGCGSFAGSFLEYYAADISYPVRKSIQQDVLGTKFPQLSKGDPEEPIDGAPPGKGRQPCRKVLPDRSRAARDRANQKLVEYIVKAKGAESHLRAILKSRKPSRWLKTFLNSSQYVTCVETYLEDEEQLDRVVKYLQGVYQEMDSRMLTRINGDRIRFILDVLLPEAIICAISAIDAVDYKTAEEKYIKGPSLSYRKYGKIEKSQSPLGCAYLAVIKMFLSVGKKKSLIISC from the exons ATGGCAGATGCCAAATACGTCCTCTGCAGATGGAAAACACGATTATGGCCTGCAAAG gttTTGTTCAGAACCAAGGCTTCaacaaaaaataagagaaaaaaggaaatttttctaGATGTTCAGATACTCTCTCTAGATGAAAA AATTAAGGTGAAGAGCACAGAGGTCAAGATCCTAAAGAAATCTCATATTGAAGACATTGCCTCCTTATTAG CCTCCCAGAATGAGATTACTGCTGCACCCCTAGAGGAACTGGCCTACAGACGGTCGCTTCGAGTGGCCCTGGATGTTTTGAATGAGAGAACCAGTTTGAGTCAAGGAAGCTCTTCAGGAGAAGAAAGAACTGCTCTGTCTCAAAGTGAGAAGCCTACAGAACCAGCTTCCTCGCTCTGTAATTctaacttttcctctttttgccATGAGGACCCATCAGGCAGTCCTGAACCTGAAGGGAATGAAAGTGGACAACAGAGCTTGTCAAATACTCTGACTTGTAAAAAGGTTCTCAGGTGCAGAGCGAATTTAAAGACGGAGCTGGGGGAAAAGGACAGTCCTCGAGCCCTACTGGTGTTTTCAGCCAGAGATCATTCTCAGGACAGTTTTGAATCGAGAATAATCCAGAAAAATTGGACTAGCCCaagtaaaagggaaagaaattcaGCAGAGAAGTCCGGCTTGTGCCAGACTGAACCTTCATTTTTAGAGGGAGCTCATGaaatagagagggagaaaaaggcaGTCAGCTCACCAGCTCGGTCTTCGCCTCCTCAAGTTGGGGAGGAGAATGCACGTGCTAAGGCCCAAGGAGAGTTCCCTGTATGGCCATCCAGTAGCCTCGCAGTGCTCCCCACCTGGCGGAAGAGGGTGAACAATGGGCCCATTGGGAGACGGGCCCGTTCCCACTGGGCCTGCCCAGATGCAGGAGAATGCCCTATGAAGAAGCCGTGTCCAGATAGCAGCCACAGTCCACCTGCCTTGGAATTAGAGATGGGGGCAGCACAGCCTCCCATGCGGGGGCTCAGGGGGTGCATGACTTTGCGCAGTGCCTCTAAACTCGACCTGCCTCTTCCACATACTCCTGTGGACAAAATGAGAAACCTTCATCTCtcagattctgagaaagcagaggaaG ACCATCAGTCTTCTGGAGGGTCAGTGGAGTTTAATTCCATGAATTCTATTCTGGAGGAAGATGAGGAGGATGAAGAACCACCAAGGATCCTTTTATATCATG aaCCACGTTCGTTTGAAGTAGGAATGCTAGTCTGGCTTAAATACCAAAAATACCCCTTCTGGCCAGCAGTG GTCAAAAGCATCAAGCGAAGAGAAAAGAAAGCGAGTGTACTCTTTATTGAAGGAGACATGAATCCAAAAGGGAGAGG TATCACAGTGTCTCTTAGAAGATTAAAGCACTTTGATTGTAAAGAGAAACAAATACTTCTG AATGAAGCTAAGGAATCTTTCGACCAGGCTATCGGCTGGTGTATCTCCCTCATCACCGACTACAGAGTCAGGCTGG GCTGTGGGTCTTTTGCTGGCTCTTTcctggaatattatgctgctgaTATAA GTTATCCTGTGAGGAAGTCGATTCAGCAGGATGTCTTGGGGACCAAGTTTCCCCAGCTGAGCAAGGGGGACCCTGAGGAACCCATAGACGGAGCCCCCCCGGGGAAGGGGAGACAGCCCTGCAGGAAAGTCCTCCCTGACCGGTCACGAGCTGCGCGGGACCGGGCCAATCAAAAGCTGGTGGAGTACATTGTGAAAGCCAAGGGTGCTGAGAGCCATCTCCGGGCGATTTTGAAAAGCAGGAAACCATCCAGGTGGCTAAAGACATTCCTGAATTCAAGCCAGTATGTGACCTGTGTGGAAACATACTTGGAGGATGAGGAGCAGCTGGACCGTGTGGTGAAATATCTACAAGGAGTCTACCAAGAAATGGACAGTAGAATGCTGACACGAATTAATGGCGACAGGATAAGATTTATCCTGGATGTTCTGCTGCCTGAG GCTATCATCTGTGCGATTTCTGCAATCGACGCTGTCGACTACAAGACAGCTGAAGAGAAGTACATAAAAGGACCATCTCTGAGCTACCG AAAATACGGCAAGATTGAGAAGTCCCAGTCGCCCCTGGGTTGTGCCTATCTGGCTGTGATCAAGATGTTTCTTTCCGTCG ggaaaaagaaatctttGATAATCAGCTGCTAG
- the PWWP3A gene encoding PWWP domain-containing DNA repair factor 3A isoform X7, which translates to MADAKYVLCRWKTRLWPAKVLFRTKASTKNKRKKEIFLDVQILSLDEKIKVKSTEVKILKKSHIEDIASLLASQNEITAAPLEELAYRRSLRVALDVLNERTSLSQGSSSGEERTALSQKPRSFEVGMLVWLKYQKYPFWPAVVKSIKRREKKASVLFIEGDMNPKGRGITVSLRRLKHFDCKEKQILLNEAKESFDQAIGWCISLITDYRVRLGCGSFAGSFLEYYAADISYPVRKSIQQDVLGTKFPQLSKGDPEEPIDGAPPGKGRQPCRKVLPDRSRAARDRANQKLVEYIVKAKGAESHLRAILKSRKPSRWLKTFLNSSQYVTCVETYLEDEEQLDRVVKYLQGVYQEMDSRMLTRINGDRIRFILDVLLPEAIICAISAIDAVDYKTAEEKYIKGPSLSYRKYGKIEKSQSPLGCAYLAVIKMFLSVGKKKSLIISC; encoded by the exons ATGGCAGATGCCAAATACGTCCTCTGCAGATGGAAAACACGATTATGGCCTGCAAAG gttTTGTTCAGAACCAAGGCTTCaacaaaaaataagagaaaaaaggaaatttttctaGATGTTCAGATACTCTCTCTAGATGAAAA AATTAAGGTGAAGAGCACAGAGGTCAAGATCCTAAAGAAATCTCATATTGAAGACATTGCCTCCTTATTAG CCTCCCAGAATGAGATTACTGCTGCACCCCTAGAGGAACTGGCCTACAGACGGTCGCTTCGAGTGGCCCTGGATGTTTTGAATGAGAGAACCAGTTTGAGTCAAGGAAGCTCTTCAGGAGAAGAAAGAACTGCTCTGTCTCAAA aaCCACGTTCGTTTGAAGTAGGAATGCTAGTCTGGCTTAAATACCAAAAATACCCCTTCTGGCCAGCAGTG GTCAAAAGCATCAAGCGAAGAGAAAAGAAAGCGAGTGTACTCTTTATTGAAGGAGACATGAATCCAAAAGGGAGAGG TATCACAGTGTCTCTTAGAAGATTAAAGCACTTTGATTGTAAAGAGAAACAAATACTTCTG AATGAAGCTAAGGAATCTTTCGACCAGGCTATCGGCTGGTGTATCTCCCTCATCACCGACTACAGAGTCAGGCTGG GCTGTGGGTCTTTTGCTGGCTCTTTcctggaatattatgctgctgaTATAA GTTATCCTGTGAGGAAGTCGATTCAGCAGGATGTCTTGGGGACCAAGTTTCCCCAGCTGAGCAAGGGGGACCCTGAGGAACCCATAGACGGAGCCCCCCCGGGGAAGGGGAGACAGCCCTGCAGGAAAGTCCTCCCTGACCGGTCACGAGCTGCGCGGGACCGGGCCAATCAAAAGCTGGTGGAGTACATTGTGAAAGCCAAGGGTGCTGAGAGCCATCTCCGGGCGATTTTGAAAAGCAGGAAACCATCCAGGTGGCTAAAGACATTCCTGAATTCAAGCCAGTATGTGACCTGTGTGGAAACATACTTGGAGGATGAGGAGCAGCTGGACCGTGTGGTGAAATATCTACAAGGAGTCTACCAAGAAATGGACAGTAGAATGCTGACACGAATTAATGGCGACAGGATAAGATTTATCCTGGATGTTCTGCTGCCTGAG GCTATCATCTGTGCGATTTCTGCAATCGACGCTGTCGACTACAAGACAGCTGAAGAGAAGTACATAAAAGGACCATCTCTGAGCTACCG AAAATACGGCAAGATTGAGAAGTCCCAGTCGCCCCTGGGTTGTGCCTATCTGGCTGTGATCAAGATGTTTCTTTCCGTCG ggaaaaagaaatctttGATAATCAGCTGCTAG
- the PWWP3A gene encoding PWWP domain-containing DNA repair factor 3A isoform X6, translated as MADAKYVLCRWKTRLWPAKVLFRTKASTKNKRKKEIFLDVQILSLDEKIKVKSTEVKILKKSHIEDIASLLASQNEITAAPLEELAYRRSLRVALDVLNERTSLSQGSSSGEERTALSQNHQSSGGSVEFNSMNSILEEDEEDEEPPRILLYHEPRSFEVGMLVWLKYQKYPFWPAVVKSIKRREKKASVLFIEGDMNPKGRGITVSLRRLKHFDCKEKQILLNEAKESFDQAIGWCISLITDYRVRLGCGSFAGSFLEYYAADISYPVRKSIQQDVLGTKFPQLSKGDPEEPIDGAPPGKGRQPCRKVLPDRSRAARDRANQKLVEYIVKAKGAESHLRAILKSRKPSRWLKTFLNSSQYVTCVETYLEDEEQLDRVVKYLQGVYQEMDSRMLTRINGDRIRFILDVLLPEAIICAISAIDAVDYKTAEEKYIKGPSLSYRKYGKIEKSQSPLGCAYLAVIKMFLSVGKKKSLIISC; from the exons ATGGCAGATGCCAAATACGTCCTCTGCAGATGGAAAACACGATTATGGCCTGCAAAG gttTTGTTCAGAACCAAGGCTTCaacaaaaaataagagaaaaaaggaaatttttctaGATGTTCAGATACTCTCTCTAGATGAAAA AATTAAGGTGAAGAGCACAGAGGTCAAGATCCTAAAGAAATCTCATATTGAAGACATTGCCTCCTTATTAG CCTCCCAGAATGAGATTACTGCTGCACCCCTAGAGGAACTGGCCTACAGACGGTCGCTTCGAGTGGCCCTGGATGTTTTGAATGAGAGAACCAGTTTGAGTCAAGGAAGCTCTTCAGGAGAAGAAAGAACTGCTCTGTCTCAAA ACCATCAGTCTTCTGGAGGGTCAGTGGAGTTTAATTCCATGAATTCTATTCTGGAGGAAGATGAGGAGGATGAAGAACCACCAAGGATCCTTTTATATCATG aaCCACGTTCGTTTGAAGTAGGAATGCTAGTCTGGCTTAAATACCAAAAATACCCCTTCTGGCCAGCAGTG GTCAAAAGCATCAAGCGAAGAGAAAAGAAAGCGAGTGTACTCTTTATTGAAGGAGACATGAATCCAAAAGGGAGAGG TATCACAGTGTCTCTTAGAAGATTAAAGCACTTTGATTGTAAAGAGAAACAAATACTTCTG AATGAAGCTAAGGAATCTTTCGACCAGGCTATCGGCTGGTGTATCTCCCTCATCACCGACTACAGAGTCAGGCTGG GCTGTGGGTCTTTTGCTGGCTCTTTcctggaatattatgctgctgaTATAA GTTATCCTGTGAGGAAGTCGATTCAGCAGGATGTCTTGGGGACCAAGTTTCCCCAGCTGAGCAAGGGGGACCCTGAGGAACCCATAGACGGAGCCCCCCCGGGGAAGGGGAGACAGCCCTGCAGGAAAGTCCTCCCTGACCGGTCACGAGCTGCGCGGGACCGGGCCAATCAAAAGCTGGTGGAGTACATTGTGAAAGCCAAGGGTGCTGAGAGCCATCTCCGGGCGATTTTGAAAAGCAGGAAACCATCCAGGTGGCTAAAGACATTCCTGAATTCAAGCCAGTATGTGACCTGTGTGGAAACATACTTGGAGGATGAGGAGCAGCTGGACCGTGTGGTGAAATATCTACAAGGAGTCTACCAAGAAATGGACAGTAGAATGCTGACACGAATTAATGGCGACAGGATAAGATTTATCCTGGATGTTCTGCTGCCTGAG GCTATCATCTGTGCGATTTCTGCAATCGACGCTGTCGACTACAAGACAGCTGAAGAGAAGTACATAAAAGGACCATCTCTGAGCTACCG AAAATACGGCAAGATTGAGAAGTCCCAGTCGCCCCTGGGTTGTGCCTATCTGGCTGTGATCAAGATGTTTCTTTCCGTCG ggaaaaagaaatctttGATAATCAGCTGCTAG
- the PWWP3A gene encoding PWWP domain-containing DNA repair factor 3A isoform X3, translating to MADAKYVLCRWKTRLWPAKVLFRTKASTKNKRKKEIFLDVQILSLDEKIKVKSTEVKILKKSHIEDIASLLASQNEITAAPLEELAYRRSLRVALDVLNERTSLSQGSSSGEERTALSQSEKPTEPASSLCNSNFSSFCHEDPSGSPEPEGNESGQQSLSNTLTCKKVLRCRANLKTELGEKDSPRALLVFSARDHSQDSFESRIIQKNWTSPSKRERNSAEKSGLCQTEPSFLEGAHEIEREKKAVSSPARSSPPQVGEENARAKAQGEFPVWPSSSLAVLPTWRKRVNNGPIGRRARSHWACPDAGECPMKKPCPDSSHSPPALELEMGAAQPPMRGLRGCMTLRSASKLDLPLPHTPVDKMRNLHLSDSEKAEEEPRSFEVGMLVWLKYQKYPFWPAVVKSIKRREKKASVLFIEGDMNPKGRGITVSLRRLKHFDCKEKQILLNEAKESFDQAIGWCISLITDYRVRLGCGSFAGSFLEYYAADISYPVRKSIQQDVLGTKFPQLSKGDPEEPIDGAPPGKGRQPCRKVLPDRSRAARDRANQKLVEYIVKAKGAESHLRAILKSRKPSRWLKTFLNSSQYVTCVETYLEDEEQLDRVVKYLQGVYQEMDSRMLTRINGDRIRFILDVLLPEAIICAISAIDAVDYKTAEEKYIKGPSLSYRKYGKIEKSQSPLGCAYLAVIKMFLSVGKKKSLIISC from the exons ATGGCAGATGCCAAATACGTCCTCTGCAGATGGAAAACACGATTATGGCCTGCAAAG gttTTGTTCAGAACCAAGGCTTCaacaaaaaataagagaaaaaaggaaatttttctaGATGTTCAGATACTCTCTCTAGATGAAAA AATTAAGGTGAAGAGCACAGAGGTCAAGATCCTAAAGAAATCTCATATTGAAGACATTGCCTCCTTATTAG CCTCCCAGAATGAGATTACTGCTGCACCCCTAGAGGAACTGGCCTACAGACGGTCGCTTCGAGTGGCCCTGGATGTTTTGAATGAGAGAACCAGTTTGAGTCAAGGAAGCTCTTCAGGAGAAGAAAGAACTGCTCTGTCTCAAAGTGAGAAGCCTACAGAACCAGCTTCCTCGCTCTGTAATTctaacttttcctctttttgccATGAGGACCCATCAGGCAGTCCTGAACCTGAAGGGAATGAAAGTGGACAACAGAGCTTGTCAAATACTCTGACTTGTAAAAAGGTTCTCAGGTGCAGAGCGAATTTAAAGACGGAGCTGGGGGAAAAGGACAGTCCTCGAGCCCTACTGGTGTTTTCAGCCAGAGATCATTCTCAGGACAGTTTTGAATCGAGAATAATCCAGAAAAATTGGACTAGCCCaagtaaaagggaaagaaattcaGCAGAGAAGTCCGGCTTGTGCCAGACTGAACCTTCATTTTTAGAGGGAGCTCATGaaatagagagggagaaaaaggcaGTCAGCTCACCAGCTCGGTCTTCGCCTCCTCAAGTTGGGGAGGAGAATGCACGTGCTAAGGCCCAAGGAGAGTTCCCTGTATGGCCATCCAGTAGCCTCGCAGTGCTCCCCACCTGGCGGAAGAGGGTGAACAATGGGCCCATTGGGAGACGGGCCCGTTCCCACTGGGCCTGCCCAGATGCAGGAGAATGCCCTATGAAGAAGCCGTGTCCAGATAGCAGCCACAGTCCACCTGCCTTGGAATTAGAGATGGGGGCAGCACAGCCTCCCATGCGGGGGCTCAGGGGGTGCATGACTTTGCGCAGTGCCTCTAAACTCGACCTGCCTCTTCCACATACTCCTGTGGACAAAATGAGAAACCTTCATCTCtcagattctgagaaagcagaggaaG aaCCACGTTCGTTTGAAGTAGGAATGCTAGTCTGGCTTAAATACCAAAAATACCCCTTCTGGCCAGCAGTG GTCAAAAGCATCAAGCGAAGAGAAAAGAAAGCGAGTGTACTCTTTATTGAAGGAGACATGAATCCAAAAGGGAGAGG TATCACAGTGTCTCTTAGAAGATTAAAGCACTTTGATTGTAAAGAGAAACAAATACTTCTG AATGAAGCTAAGGAATCTTTCGACCAGGCTATCGGCTGGTGTATCTCCCTCATCACCGACTACAGAGTCAGGCTGG GCTGTGGGTCTTTTGCTGGCTCTTTcctggaatattatgctgctgaTATAA GTTATCCTGTGAGGAAGTCGATTCAGCAGGATGTCTTGGGGACCAAGTTTCCCCAGCTGAGCAAGGGGGACCCTGAGGAACCCATAGACGGAGCCCCCCCGGGGAAGGGGAGACAGCCCTGCAGGAAAGTCCTCCCTGACCGGTCACGAGCTGCGCGGGACCGGGCCAATCAAAAGCTGGTGGAGTACATTGTGAAAGCCAAGGGTGCTGAGAGCCATCTCCGGGCGATTTTGAAAAGCAGGAAACCATCCAGGTGGCTAAAGACATTCCTGAATTCAAGCCAGTATGTGACCTGTGTGGAAACATACTTGGAGGATGAGGAGCAGCTGGACCGTGTGGTGAAATATCTACAAGGAGTCTACCAAGAAATGGACAGTAGAATGCTGACACGAATTAATGGCGACAGGATAAGATTTATCCTGGATGTTCTGCTGCCTGAG GCTATCATCTGTGCGATTTCTGCAATCGACGCTGTCGACTACAAGACAGCTGAAGAGAAGTACATAAAAGGACCATCTCTGAGCTACCG AAAATACGGCAAGATTGAGAAGTCCCAGTCGCCCCTGGGTTGTGCCTATCTGGCTGTGATCAAGATGTTTCTTTCCGTCG ggaaaaagaaatctttGATAATCAGCTGCTAG